The genomic interval TCGTCGCCGCCACCCGCGTGAAATGCACCGACAGCAGGCGGCGGTAGGCCAGCCAGGCGAAGACGCCGGCGGTGGCGGCCACCAGCAGGCGCGCCGCCGGGATGGCCCGCGTCTCCACGCCCCAGCCGAGCGCGGCGAGATCGGTGACGAAAAAGCCGAGGTAGAACAGCGCGCAGAAGGTCAGCGTGAACGAGAGCAGGGATTGGGTCTGGTCCTGCTTGTGCTTCAGGTAGGCGGCCTCCACCGGCGCACGCACGAACTCGGCGGTCAGTGAACTGATTTCCATGGTGTCTACTCCAACGCGGCCACGCCTACTGAACAGGACGACATTGTGCCAGTAATATGACCGGGAGGAAATCACAGATTCTCACCAAAGGTTAATTGCCGGAATGTCCAGGCGCCCTCCACGACCACTGCTTCCCTCCATCGGCCAAGCCAGCCGCATTTAACGCCTGCCGCATTGCGCCATCCCAAACCCCTCCGCCAGTGCAGGCGTACCTTGATGAGCGAAGGCGTGAATCCGATTGCAAGTCATTGTTTCTTAAAGATATTTCATTCCTTTTTGAAATAGCGATGAGGATATTGCAGCTTGAGCGCAACCGGGTGCCGTAGCTTGCGAGCCCGCGACGGTGGGCGTTCCGGCCGGACGCCCATGCCTTGTCCGGCCGTTATCAGACTCTGGAGATCGTCATGCTAGTACGCAACCGCATTTCCTTGTTCCTGCTGTCGCTTGCAATGGGCCTGGCCCAGGCCCACCCGTCCTATCCCGAATACCGGGTTACCATCGTCGGCCCACCCGACAGCACGCCCACCGACATCAACCAGGCCGGCGTAGTGGTCAGCAACGTACCGACCGGCATCACCACTTCGCGCGCCTACATCAGCCGCGGCACGGGTTACCGCGAAATCGTCATGCCGGACAGCACGTCCAATCGCGCCGTCGCCATCAACGACAAGGGCGTGGTGCTCGGCAACTGGACCGCCGCCAGCGGCGAGAACCGCGGCTTCACCTTCTATCGCGGTACGCGGCGCGACATCCCTCCCGTTCCCGCGCGCGCCGGCGTGTTCGTCGACATCAACAATGCGGGCTACATCCTGACCCTGGCCGGCCCGCCCCCTGGCGCCCCCACCGACATTTCCCCGTTCGCCTTCCTGCGCGCGCCGAACGGCAGCTTCCGGCCGATCGGCATCCTGCCCTATGAAAACGCCATCAATCAGGCCGAGGCACTCAACAACCGTAACCAGGTCACGGGCGAGTCCGGCACCTTCTTCCGTCCCGAGCTGCCGTTCAACGCTTACGTCTGGACCAACGGCGTCATCCGCGAGCTGCCGGACCTGGGCTATACGCCGAACTATGGCCTGGACATCAACGACCGCGGCCAGGTGTCGGGCTATGTCGCGATCGCCGAGTTCCGCCAGCAGCGGGCCGCGCTATGGAGCCATGGCCGCCTCACCCTGGTCGACACCCGCCCGGATAGCGCCATGCCTTTCAGCACCGGGGAGGCCCTCAACAATTATGGTCAGGTCGTCGGCAGCGCCAATGGCGGCATCGGCGCCTT from Massilia sp. Se16.2.3 carries:
- a CDS encoding HAF repeat-containing protein is translated as MLVRNRISLFLLSLAMGLAQAHPSYPEYRVTIVGPPDSTPTDINQAGVVVSNVPTGITTSRAYISRGTGYREIVMPDSTSNRAVAINDKGVVLGNWTAASGENRGFTFYRGTRRDIPPVPARAGVFVDINNAGYILTLAGPPPGAPTDISPFAFLRAPNGSFRPIGILPYENAINQAEALNNRNQVTGESGTFFRPELPFNAYVWTNGVIRELPDLGYTPNYGLDINDRGQVSGYVAIAEFRQQRAALWSHGRLTLVDTRPDSAMPFSTGEALNNYGQVVGSANGGIGAFIYRGRRMESLQAKIDPTSGWGISFPRAINDAGQIAATGYRAGVAYAVRLDPIRPHLMAPPPLDEGSEAGPLLETTPAADAAQAQASAQPVTQ